A genomic region of Geothrix edaphica contains the following coding sequences:
- the dsbD gene encoding protein-disulfide reductase DsbD family protein has protein sequence MRSLTTLLLSLLLTAVAWAQRADPAFDAMGSVSLAFQKGAVVLKVPAGAHLKASFMEVAKKGGPGAVKVGPLPATDAKDEIGDGIWHGTVRIPVRGEGLAGTVKLEVTYQPCTEGEGGVCFPPTTRTLEVKASEIPSAAPAAVAAEKPAVSPVEKTAEPTAPLASSLPPAQAATPAPASGHSGLVWSLVLVFLAGMGASLTPCVYPMIPITMAIVGAKGSGKARGFALSAMLVLGMAVTYTTLGVLAARSGAAFGAFAQKPAFLIPVSLLFAAFALSLFGAFEIALPQGLALKLQGDGSRKGFGGAFLMGLVLGPLSAPCVGPVIGAVLVGIAQQGDVFMGGLKLFVFALGMGVLFLAVGTFSAALPKSGEWLTRFKQGMGLVVLGFAAWNVRLVVPDWANFAMWTLVMLAGAAVFGAFEAAEGLVGQLRKGFALLMLALALLLGVRTVETYLKVDLLPKGGAAVAVQDEHAGWMEQDLEGALAKAKVEHKLVLVDIYADWCAQCKELDEKTWPDAAVKQWISQNAVPIRIDTYAKRKDLAQNLKIAGYPTVVLLDAEGRELRRYMGFMKPEAMKVWLEGK, from the coding sequence ATGCGGAGCCTGACCACGCTGCTGTTGAGCCTGCTGCTGACGGCGGTCGCCTGGGCCCAGAGGGCGGATCCCGCCTTCGATGCCATGGGGAGTGTGAGCCTGGCCTTCCAGAAGGGGGCCGTGGTGCTCAAGGTGCCCGCGGGGGCCCACCTGAAGGCTTCGTTCATGGAAGTGGCGAAGAAGGGCGGGCCGGGGGCCGTGAAGGTCGGGCCCCTGCCCGCCACGGATGCCAAGGACGAGATCGGCGACGGCATCTGGCACGGCACCGTGCGCATCCCGGTGCGCGGCGAAGGCCTCGCGGGCACGGTGAAGCTGGAGGTCACCTACCAGCCCTGCACCGAGGGCGAAGGCGGCGTCTGTTTCCCGCCCACCACGCGGACACTGGAGGTGAAGGCGTCGGAGATTCCGAGTGCCGCGCCCGCGGCCGTGGCGGCGGAGAAACCTGCGGTTTCTCCGGTGGAAAAAACGGCGGAGCCTACGGCCCCTCTGGCTTCATCTCTTCCCCCGGCGCAGGCGGCCACGCCTGCGCCCGCATCCGGGCACTCGGGCCTAGTCTGGTCCCTGGTCCTGGTCTTCCTGGCGGGCATGGGCGCCTCGCTGACGCCCTGCGTGTACCCGATGATCCCCATCACCATGGCCATCGTGGGGGCCAAGGGCAGTGGCAAGGCCCGGGGTTTCGCGCTGTCGGCCATGCTGGTGCTGGGCATGGCCGTGACCTACACGACGCTGGGCGTCCTGGCGGCCCGCAGCGGAGCGGCCTTCGGGGCCTTCGCGCAGAAGCCGGCCTTCCTCATCCCCGTCTCGCTGCTCTTCGCGGCTTTCGCGCTGTCGCTCTTCGGGGCCTTCGAGATCGCCCTGCCCCAGGGCCTCGCGCTGAAGCTGCAGGGGGATGGGTCCCGGAAGGGTTTTGGAGGCGCCTTCCTCATGGGCCTGGTGCTGGGGCCCCTGTCGGCGCCCTGCGTGGGGCCCGTGATTGGCGCGGTGCTGGTGGGCATCGCCCAGCAGGGCGACGTCTTCATGGGCGGCCTCAAGCTCTTCGTCTTCGCCCTGGGCATGGGCGTGCTGTTCCTGGCGGTGGGCACTTTCTCGGCGGCGCTGCCCAAGAGCGGCGAGTGGCTCACGCGGTTCAAGCAGGGCATGGGCCTGGTGGTGCTGGGCTTCGCGGCCTGGAACGTGCGGCTCGTGGTGCCGGACTGGGCGAACTTCGCCATGTGGACCCTCGTGATGCTTGCGGGCGCGGCGGTGTTCGGCGCCTTCGAGGCGGCCGAAGGGCTGGTGGGCCAGCTGCGGAAGGGCTTCGCCCTCCTGATGCTGGCGCTGGCCCTGCTGCTGGGTGTGCGGACCGTCGAGACCTACCTGAAGGTGGACCTGCTGCCCAAGGGCGGCGCGGCCGTGGCGGTCCAGGACGAGCATGCCGGCTGGATGGAACAGGACCTCGAAGGCGCGCTGGCCAAGGCCAAGGTCGAGCACAAGCTGGTGCTGGTGGACATCTACGCGGACTGGTGCGCCCAGTGCAAGGAGCTGGACGAGAAGACCTGGCCCGATGCCGCTGTGAAACAGTGGATCAGCCAGAACGCGGTGCCCATCCGCATCGACACCTACGCCAAGCGGAAGGACCTGGCCCAGAATCTCAAGATTGCCGGTTATCCCACCGTGGTCCTCTTGGATGCAGAGGGCCGCGAGCTGCGCCGCTACATGGGTTTCATGAAACCCGAAGCGATGAAGGTCTGGCTGGAAGGAAAATAA
- the bfr gene encoding bacterioferritin — MQGDATVIQHLNRLLRNELTAINQYFLHARMCRNWGLKEMGEHEYKESIDEMKHADRLVERILFLEGLPSMQDLNKLRIGQNPKEILEGDLALEMDAMKDLREAIAYAEGIRDYVSRDLCQDILESEEEHVDWLETQLDLIGQMGLQNFVQRAAGGFS; from the coding sequence ATGCAAGGCGACGCCACGGTCATCCAGCACCTGAACCGGCTCCTCCGCAACGAGCTCACGGCCATCAACCAGTACTTCCTCCACGCCCGCATGTGCCGGAACTGGGGCCTGAAGGAGATGGGCGAGCACGAGTACAAGGAATCCATCGACGAGATGAAGCATGCGGACCGGCTGGTGGAGCGGATCCTCTTCCTGGAGGGCCTGCCCAGCATGCAGGACCTGAACAAGCTCCGCATCGGCCAGAACCCCAAGGAGATCCTGGAGGGGGACCTGGCCCTGGAGATGGACGCCATGAAGGACCTGCGCGAGGCCATCGCCTACGCCGAGGGCATCCGCGACTATGTGAGCCGCGACCTCTGCCAGGACATCCTGGAGAGCGAGGAGGAACACGTGGACTGGCTGGAGACCCAGCTGGATCTCATCGGCCAGATGGGGCTCCAGAACTTCGTCCAGCGGGCGGCCGGCGGGTTCTCCTGA
- a CDS encoding (2Fe-2S)-binding protein, with translation MFLCVCNAITEDQVVWAVRERGADSVAAVFEALAAKPDCGRCLGAMAEAVLAIRAGEPVGVALDPLATPWGCRGRCRPAWGEPAEIAKAS, from the coding sequence ATGTTCCTCTGCGTCTGCAACGCCATCACCGAAGACCAGGTCGTCTGGGCCGTGCGGGAGCGCGGCGCGGACTCGGTGGCGGCGGTCTTCGAGGCCCTGGCCGCCAAGCCGGACTGCGGCCGCTGCCTGGGCGCCATGGCGGAGGCGGTCCTCGCCATCCGGGCCGGAGAGCCCGTGGGCGTGGCCCTGGATCCGCTGGCCACGCCGTGGGGCTGCCGCGGCCGCTGCCGGCCCGCCTGGGGTGAACCGGCCGAAATCGCCAAGGCCAGCTGA
- a CDS encoding HD domain-containing protein, whose protein sequence is MTPDFPYPWFHPLLTRLRTHLASEPFPRDAAHDLGHILRVARLAGELAAEERADAETCVAAALLHDLVYRPKNHPESPLTARLAADLVPLWCRETPGLAAKAGAIAAAVATHSWSGGQAPGSPEAAVLQDADRLEALGAIGIARVFATGASFGAGLWHPEDPWAEGRGLDDKAWSLDHFERKLLKLAAGMTTAAGRRRAEARQQVMAAYLTALRQELDPGPDRR, encoded by the coding sequence ATGACGCCGGACTTCCCCTACCCCTGGTTCCACCCGCTGCTGACCCGGCTGCGCACCCACCTGGCCAGCGAGCCCTTCCCCCGGGACGCGGCCCACGACCTGGGCCACATCCTGCGCGTGGCGCGCCTGGCGGGGGAGCTGGCCGCCGAGGAGCGGGCCGACGCCGAGACCTGCGTGGCCGCCGCCCTGCTGCACGACCTGGTCTACCGTCCCAAGAACCACCCCGAATCCCCCCTCACGGCCCGCCTGGCTGCGGACCTGGTGCCCCTCTGGTGCCGGGAGACCCCGGGGCTGGCCGCCAAGGCGGGCGCCATCGCGGCCGCTGTGGCCACCCACAGCTGGAGCGGGGGCCAGGCCCCCGGCAGCCCGGAGGCCGCCGTGCTCCAGGATGCCGATCGCCTGGAAGCCCTGGGCGCCATCGGCATCGCCCGGGTCTTCGCCACGGGCGCCAGCTTCGGCGCGGGCCTCTGGCACCCGGAGGATCCCTGGGCCGAGGGCCGCGGCCTGGACGACAAGGCCTGGAGCCTCGACCACTTCGAGCGGAAGCTCCTCAAGCTGGCCGCCGGCATGACCACCGCCGCCGGCCGCCGCCGCGCCGAGGCCCGCCAGCAGGTCATGGCCGCCTACCTGACCGCCCTCCGCCAGGAACTCGATCCCGGCCCTGACCGCCGATAG
- a CDS encoding 6-pyruvoyl trahydropterin synthase family protein has translation MPFTVSLRRPFVADHFHDLPGFQEDRHGHNWEVEATVELVSEADETAFAKALDAWVELVDYHLLNDLPSLAGRNPTAELLAEHAFHHLQGATLNPRWVRIREKANYWALCRAREIQ, from the coding sequence ATGCCCTTCACCGTCTCCCTCCGCAGGCCCTTCGTGGCCGATCATTTCCATGATCTCCCTGGCTTCCAGGAGGATCGCCACGGGCACAACTGGGAGGTCGAGGCCACTGTGGAACTTGTCTCCGAGGCCGATGAAACCGCCTTCGCCAAGGCCCTGGATGCCTGGGTGGAGCTGGTGGACTACCACCTGCTCAACGATCTGCCCTCCCTGGCCGGGCGCAATCCCACCGCCGAGCTGCTCGCCGAGCACGCCTTCCACCACCTGCAGGGCGCCACCTTGAATCCCCGGTGGGTGCGGATCCGCGAGAAGGCCAACTACTGGGCGCTCTGCCGGGCCAGGGAAATCCAGTGA
- a CDS encoding polysaccharide deacetylase family protein, with the protein MGGCTRKAAPAPPAAQVAAPLPAWAWHPLGPLAVVEGEVAEPTHLVLEGRSLRETRFAEPGPVRWEFFRPPEGETAVLRTAEGRELARFRFAREVAQARPPKGRPAPAPKVARQPGASPAVPPNVQRVAPPAPQPEPRALSLARLRSAPVGPLADRRPPAPPTVPAPAPTPIPAATAAATGARARFIEPAPAAAHQAQAWPGMGEALNLTRGPGGRKRLLLSFDGGSNAEVATEILDTLKARGVRTTIFLTGAFIQRFPALVRRMAAEGHELGNHTMNHPHFAPGMKRDPKWTRERVQRELLEADAALVRLLGRPMDPYWRAPYGEHTAEVRRWAEELGYRHVGWSEGADTLDWATPKERRLYRSGDAILQRLRQRLNRDGDGLIVLMHLGSERVEKDRPSAGLGAFMDRASQEGWTFVAVGTFLHDLGKPAWDPQLRLALLQPPGSAAPGR; encoded by the coding sequence TTGGGCGGCTGCACCCGGAAGGCCGCCCCGGCGCCCCCGGCCGCCCAGGTGGCGGCGCCTCTCCCCGCCTGGGCCTGGCACCCCCTCGGTCCCCTGGCGGTGGTGGAGGGTGAAGTCGCCGAGCCCACCCATTTGGTGCTGGAGGGCCGCTCGCTCCGCGAGACCCGCTTCGCGGAACCGGGGCCCGTGCGCTGGGAGTTCTTCCGTCCCCCCGAGGGCGAGACCGCCGTGCTGCGCACCGCTGAGGGCCGGGAGCTCGCCCGGTTCCGGTTCGCCCGGGAGGTCGCCCAGGCCCGCCCCCCCAAGGGCCGGCCAGCCCCCGCGCCGAAGGTGGCCCGGCAGCCCGGCGCCTCTCCGGCCGTCCCTCCGAACGTCCAGCGCGTGGCGCCACCAGCCCCCCAGCCGGAGCCCCGCGCCCTCAGCCTGGCCCGGTTGCGGAGCGCCCCAGTGGGGCCCCTGGCCGATCGCCGGCCCCCGGCGCCACCCACGGTTCCCGCCCCCGCACCCACCCCGATCCCCGCGGCGACCGCTGCGGCGACTGGCGCGCGGGCCCGCTTCATCGAGCCCGCCCCGGCAGCCGCTCACCAGGCTCAAGCCTGGCCCGGCATGGGCGAGGCCCTCAACCTCACCCGCGGCCCCGGCGGGCGGAAGCGCCTGCTGCTCAGCTTCGACGGCGGCTCCAACGCCGAGGTCGCCACCGAGATCCTCGACACCCTGAAGGCGCGGGGCGTGCGCACCACCATCTTCCTCACGGGCGCCTTCATCCAGCGCTTCCCCGCGCTGGTGAGGCGCATGGCGGCCGAGGGCCACGAGCTGGGCAACCACACCATGAACCACCCCCACTTCGCGCCGGGCATGAAGCGCGATCCCAAGTGGACCCGCGAGCGGGTGCAGCGGGAGCTGCTGGAGGCGGACGCGGCGCTGGTGCGCCTCCTGGGCCGCCCCATGGACCCCTACTGGCGGGCGCCCTACGGGGAGCACACCGCCGAGGTCCGCCGCTGGGCCGAGGAGCTGGGCTACCGGCACGTGGGCTGGAGCGAAGGCGCCGACACCCTCGACTGGGCCACGCCGAAGGAACGCCGACTCTACCGCAGCGGCGACGCCATCCTCCAGCGCCTCCGGCAGCGGCTGAACCGCGACGGGGACGGCCTCATCGTCCTGATGCACCTGGGCTCGGAGCGGGTCGAGAAGGACCGGCCTTCCGCCGGCCTGGGCGCCTTCATGGACCGGGCGAGCCAGGAGGGGTGGACCTTCGTGGCGGTGGGCACCTTCCTGCACGACCTCGGGAAGCCCGCCTGGGACCCGCAGCTGCGCCTCGCCCTCCTGCAACCGCCCGGCTCCGCGGCCCCGGGCCGCTGA
- a CDS encoding DNA translocase FtsK 4TM domain-containing protein, with translation MQGIGRWMLRAVLGFVALVLLLSLASFHPLDPHPFMQGTAGAGVQNLCGIVGAAVAGLLQTLMGMGAWIIPPYLLWEAWPKEGHHWPGRLAWLFLALALWTALGAFGSRTWTGLEGVGTVEIRWGGWLGSALWPAQRRFLGPVGLPLLLALVGLTCALVLAPALTRAIGRLLHRWLGETAWPWVKPMPAKGFQGFLSMVRRPFLRGRNPDQPDLDAADGAALAALAQRQQALEAQREALLKAELETAEVRKRKPVIRAEDLLPAIQSVNLDAAQTLIEAQPLPATSAPTPPLAADAPFRAKLLAEAPPAPKPRPTVAKPQVAKDRYGREIVQPPLPLTEPTPSRPLPALPPEAEPAPAARETLPPRRLFDPPGQHAKADLAALEVIKDVIGQKLSEFKIKGAVTGMQPGPVVTVFEFQPDPGIPLSRILGMEEDLALALQAEAVRMDRIPGKNLVGIEVPNPRREIITFREVIDSPAFRDAPGLLQLALGKDIAGKPVVADLNKMPHLLIGGSTGSGKSVGVNAMICSCLVRAQPDEVKLILVDPKMVELGVYEDIPHLWAPVVTDMKEAGRVLKWVVAQMEDRYRRLALLSVRDVKGFNTKIADAGGSLDISERTPNPRWPDRPAVLEPMPHVVVVIDELADLMMVARSEVEDSIARIAQKARAVGIHLILATQRPSVDVVTGVIKANLPSRLSYRVRTKIDSRTILDSGGGEQLLGAGDALFLPNGASHPKRIHAPFLTEEETLRLVTWLRERGRPDYNQALISAMETEEETALFDEADLGGGDDIYVRAVAVVTRERKASTSLLQRKLNLGYGRAARLIDRMEEEGIVGPDRGAGKPREVFAQAE, from the coding sequence TTGCAGGGGATCGGCCGTTGGATGCTGAGGGCGGTGCTGGGCTTCGTGGCCCTGGTGCTGCTGCTTTCCCTGGCCAGCTTCCATCCGCTGGATCCGCACCCGTTCATGCAGGGCACCGCGGGCGCCGGCGTGCAGAACCTCTGCGGCATCGTGGGCGCGGCCGTGGCCGGCCTGCTGCAGACCCTCATGGGCATGGGCGCCTGGATCATTCCGCCCTACCTGCTCTGGGAGGCCTGGCCCAAGGAGGGCCATCACTGGCCCGGCCGCCTGGCCTGGCTGTTCCTGGCCCTGGCCCTGTGGACCGCCCTCGGCGCCTTCGGTAGCCGGACCTGGACCGGTCTGGAGGGCGTGGGCACCGTGGAGATCCGCTGGGGCGGCTGGCTGGGCAGCGCCCTCTGGCCTGCGCAGCGCCGCTTCCTCGGCCCCGTGGGGCTGCCCCTGCTGCTGGCCCTGGTGGGACTCACCTGCGCCCTGGTGCTGGCCCCGGCCCTCACGCGCGCCATCGGCCGGCTGCTCCACCGCTGGCTGGGCGAGACCGCCTGGCCCTGGGTGAAGCCCATGCCGGCCAAGGGCTTCCAGGGCTTCCTCAGCATGGTGAGGCGGCCCTTCCTCCGCGGGCGGAACCCCGACCAGCCGGATCTGGACGCGGCGGACGGCGCGGCCCTGGCGGCCCTGGCCCAGCGCCAGCAGGCCCTGGAGGCCCAGCGTGAGGCCCTCCTCAAGGCCGAGCTGGAAACGGCCGAAGTGCGGAAGCGGAAGCCCGTCATCCGGGCCGAGGACCTGCTGCCGGCCATCCAGTCCGTCAACCTCGATGCCGCCCAGACCCTCATCGAGGCGCAGCCCCTTCCCGCGACCTCCGCGCCGACCCCCCCCTTGGCCGCCGACGCCCCCTTCCGGGCCAAGCTGCTGGCCGAGGCCCCGCCGGCGCCGAAACCCAGGCCCACCGTGGCCAAGCCGCAGGTAGCCAAGGACCGCTACGGCCGGGAGATCGTCCAGCCGCCCCTGCCGCTCACGGAACCCACGCCCTCGCGTCCCCTGCCCGCCCTGCCCCCCGAGGCGGAGCCCGCCCCCGCCGCGCGGGAGACCCTGCCGCCTCGCCGCCTCTTCGATCCGCCGGGCCAGCACGCCAAGGCCGATCTGGCCGCGCTGGAGGTCATCAAGGATGTGATTGGACAGAAACTGTCCGAATTCAAGATCAAGGGTGCCGTCACCGGCATGCAGCCGGGCCCCGTGGTCACCGTCTTCGAGTTCCAGCCGGATCCCGGCATTCCGCTGTCGCGCATCCTGGGCATGGAGGAGGACCTGGCCCTGGCCCTCCAGGCCGAGGCCGTGCGCATGGACCGCATTCCCGGCAAGAACCTGGTGGGCATCGAGGTGCCGAACCCCCGGCGCGAGATCATCACCTTCCGCGAAGTCATCGACAGCCCGGCCTTCCGCGACGCGCCGGGCCTGCTCCAGCTGGCCCTCGGCAAGGACATCGCCGGGAAGCCCGTGGTGGCGGATCTCAACAAGATGCCCCACCTGCTCATCGGCGGGAGCACCGGCAGCGGCAAGAGCGTGGGCGTCAACGCCATGATCTGCTCCTGCCTCGTGCGCGCCCAGCCCGACGAGGTGAAGCTCATCCTCGTGGATCCCAAGATGGTGGAGCTGGGCGTCTACGAGGACATCCCGCACCTCTGGGCGCCGGTGGTCACCGACATGAAGGAGGCCGGCCGCGTCCTCAAGTGGGTGGTGGCCCAGATGGAGGACCGCTACCGCCGCCTGGCCCTGCTCAGCGTGCGCGACGTGAAGGGCTTCAACACCAAGATCGCCGATGCCGGCGGCTCGCTGGACATCTCCGAGCGCACGCCCAACCCCCGCTGGCCCGACCGGCCCGCGGTGCTGGAGCCCATGCCCCACGTGGTGGTGGTCATCGACGAGCTGGCGGATCTCATGATGGTGGCCCGCAGCGAGGTGGAGGACAGCATCGCCCGCATCGCGCAGAAGGCCCGCGCCGTGGGCATCCACCTCATCCTCGCCACCCAGCGGCCCAGCGTGGACGTGGTCACCGGCGTCATCAAGGCCAACCTGCCCAGCCGCCTCAGCTACCGCGTACGCACCAAGATCGACAGCCGCACCATCCTGGATTCCGGCGGCGGCGAGCAGCTGCTGGGCGCGGGCGACGCGCTGTTCCTCCCCAACGGCGCCAGCCATCCGAAGCGCATCCACGCGCCCTTCCTCACGGAGGAGGAGACCCTGCGCCTCGTCACCTGGCTGCGGGAGCGGGGCCGGCCCGACTACAACCAGGCCCTCATCAGCGCCATGGAGACGGAAGAGGAGACGGCCCTCTTCGACGAGGCGGACCTGGGCGGCGGCGATGACATCTACGTGCGGGCCGTGGCCGTCGTCACCCGCGAGCGCAAGGCCAGCACGAGCCTGCTCCAGCGCAAGCTGAACCTCGGTTATGGCCGGGCCGCCCGCCTCATCGACCGCATGGAGGAGGAGGGCATCGTGGGCCCCGACCGGGGCGCAGGCAAGCCGCGGGAGGTCTTCGCCCAGGCCGAGTAA
- a CDS encoding rhodanese-like domain-containing protein: MASRTRLILALGAACALAPAADAPAPKPAAAKICTTCHTTAANNLRGHFDNLVLKNNSFQMRVDERTEVLRFDKATLKVVTPEPAANAEAALKSIAKGHEVRVEYTEKEGVKTAVGVFVKPPVKLAAEEIATLDEVQKLVAMGPEQGKYFLFDSRPAPRFMEGAIPTAVNLPFPAFDKNMDKLPADKQALVIFYCSGKTCNMSPGSLAKAKKLGYTRAKVFVEGMPAWARKNFGVLSPASLKAAYLDTSTPLVILDARPAAEASKGFPKGAVAADPAKVADLLKTFPPARLKPPVVVVDGTGGETARTVAMAFVKAGYVGVNVLSGGFQAWQAAALPVETGTPAAKATFIPKPRPGAISSAEFTKLAELAPAQRGVVILDVRNPDETKNGVIKGALTIPEPQLLARLSEIPKDAKVLCHCSTGIRAELAYHLLKEKGYDVRFLPTEITIIDSGEFTLD, encoded by the coding sequence ATGGCATCCCGAACTCGCCTCATCCTTGCGCTGGGCGCCGCCTGCGCCCTGGCGCCCGCCGCCGACGCGCCGGCCCCGAAACCCGCCGCCGCGAAGATCTGCACCACCTGCCACACCACGGCCGCCAACAACCTGCGCGGCCACTTCGACAACCTGGTGCTGAAGAACAACTCCTTCCAGATGAGGGTCGACGAGCGCACGGAAGTGCTGCGCTTCGACAAGGCCACCTTGAAGGTCGTCACGCCCGAGCCCGCCGCCAACGCCGAGGCGGCGCTGAAGTCCATCGCCAAGGGCCACGAGGTGCGCGTCGAGTACACCGAGAAGGAGGGCGTGAAGACCGCCGTGGGCGTGTTCGTCAAGCCGCCCGTCAAGCTGGCGGCGGAGGAGATCGCCACCCTGGACGAGGTCCAGAAGCTCGTGGCCATGGGCCCCGAGCAGGGGAAGTACTTCCTCTTCGATTCCCGGCCGGCCCCCCGGTTCATGGAAGGCGCCATCCCCACGGCCGTGAACCTGCCCTTCCCCGCCTTCGACAAGAACATGGACAAGCTGCCCGCCGACAAACAGGCGCTGGTGATCTTCTACTGCAGCGGGAAGACCTGCAACATGAGCCCCGGCTCGCTGGCCAAGGCCAAGAAGCTGGGGTACACCCGCGCCAAGGTGTTCGTGGAGGGCATGCCCGCCTGGGCCCGGAAGAACTTCGGCGTCCTGAGCCCCGCTTCGCTGAAGGCCGCCTACCTGGACACCAGCACCCCGCTGGTGATCCTCGACGCCCGGCCCGCCGCCGAGGCCTCCAAGGGCTTCCCGAAGGGCGCCGTGGCCGCCGACCCCGCCAAGGTGGCGGACCTGCTCAAGACCTTCCCCCCGGCCCGGCTGAAGCCCCCCGTGGTGGTGGTGGATGGGACCGGCGGCGAGACCGCGCGGACCGTGGCCATGGCGTTCGTGAAGGCCGGCTATGTGGGCGTGAACGTCCTCTCCGGAGGGTTCCAGGCCTGGCAGGCCGCGGCCCTGCCCGTGGAGACCGGCACCCCGGCCGCCAAGGCCACGTTCATTCCCAAGCCCCGCCCGGGCGCCATCTCGTCTGCCGAGTTCACGAAGCTCGCGGAGCTGGCCCCCGCCCAGCGCGGCGTGGTGATCCTCGATGTGCGGAACCCCGACGAGACGAAGAACGGCGTCATCAAGGGCGCCCTCACGATCCCCGAGCCCCAGCTCCTGGCCCGTCTCTCCGAGATTCCCAAGGACGCGAAAGTCCTCTGCCACTGCTCCACGGGCATTCGCGCCGAGCTGGCCTACCACCTGCTGAAGGAGAAGGGCTACGACGTCCGCTTCCTCCCGACGGAGATCACCATCATCGACAGCGGCGAGTTCACCCTCGATTGA
- the gmhA gene encoding D-sedoheptulose 7-phosphate isomerase: MKQTLLQHVQESLQLKQAFFAQELEHILAQADDMAERLKRGGRILVCGNGGSAADAQHLAAELSGRYLKERRALAGIALTTDTSALTAIGNDYGFDQIFSRQVEALGRPGDLLIGISTSGNSPNVIRAVASAKELGVRTLGLLGRDGGKLAGLMDDALVVPSTVTARIQEVHQMIYHFWCEALDAQF; encoded by the coding sequence ATGAAGCAGACCCTCCTCCAGCATGTCCAGGAGTCCCTCCAGCTGAAGCAGGCCTTCTTCGCCCAGGAGCTGGAGCACATCCTCGCCCAGGCGGACGACATGGCCGAGCGCCTGAAGCGCGGGGGACGCATCCTCGTCTGCGGCAATGGCGGCAGCGCCGCCGACGCCCAGCACCTGGCGGCCGAGCTGAGCGGACGCTACCTGAAGGAGCGCCGCGCCCTGGCGGGCATCGCCCTCACCACGGACACCTCGGCCCTGACCGCCATCGGCAACGACTACGGCTTCGATCAGATTTTTTCCCGGCAGGTGGAGGCCCTGGGCCGGCCGGGCGACCTCCTCATCGGCATCAGCACCAGCGGCAACAGTCCGAACGTCATCCGCGCCGTGGCCTCCGCGAAGGAGCTGGGCGTGCGCACCCTGGGCCTTCTGGGCCGCGACGGCGGGAAGCTCGCGGGCCTCATGGACGATGCCCTGGTGGTGCCGTCCACCGTGACGGCCCGCATCCAGGAAGTCCATCAGATGATCTACCACTTCTGGTGCGAGGCCCTCGATGCCCAGTTCTGA
- a CDS encoding DUF4124 domain-containing protein: MVTAVAGLLVLALLGQPSRTYYWRDTAGQTHVTNTPPPVDAEILEPPPPPAVERGRPDRIQPIRQSENPAGYHQVTLTPVQKQAWEALDQHLLKARDANDRRTLEAVADSLIHDCLWGNGLWVMPLAPLLSLVLLGLIGWWLALGLNSGLRLPLVGGFLLLGLGFGHMLLNVFLYHPQSARLQQNLQLLELHMGGRIPRPEHRALLQQRYQALEQAAEPSRAPWRFPGAVRALRQTVKQVMVDP; encoded by the coding sequence ATGGTGACCGCCGTCGCAGGACTGCTCGTCCTCGCCCTCCTCGGCCAGCCGTCGCGGACCTACTACTGGCGCGACACCGCGGGACAGACCCACGTCACCAACACGCCCCCGCCCGTGGACGCGGAAATCCTGGAGCCCCCGCCCCCGCCGGCGGTGGAACGGGGCCGGCCCGACCGGATCCAGCCCATCCGCCAGAGCGAGAATCCCGCCGGTTACCACCAGGTGACGCTCACCCCCGTCCAGAAGCAGGCCTGGGAGGCCCTGGACCAGCACCTGCTCAAGGCCCGGGACGCCAATGACCGCCGCACCCTGGAGGCCGTGGCCGATTCGCTGATCCACGACTGCCTCTGGGGCAACGGCCTCTGGGTCATGCCCCTGGCCCCCCTGCTGTCGCTGGTGCTCCTGGGCCTCATCGGCTGGTGGCTGGCCCTGGGGCTGAACTCCGGCCTGCGCCTCCCCCTGGTGGGCGGCTTCCTCCTCCTGGGGCTCGGCTTCGGGCACATGCTCCTCAACGTGTTCCTCTACCATCCGCAGTCGGCCCGCCTCCAGCAGAACCTCCAGCTGCTCGAACTCCACATGGGCGGCCGGATCCCCCGTCCCGAGCACCGGGCCCTGCTGCAGCAGCGCTACCAGGCCCTGGAGCAGGCCGCCGAGCCCAGCCGCGCGCCCTGGCGGTTCCCGGGAGCGGTGCGCGCCCTTCGCCAGACCGTGAAGCAGGTGATGGTTGACCCCTGA